A portion of the Drosophila sechellia strain sech25 chromosome 2R, ASM438219v1, whole genome shotgun sequence genome contains these proteins:
- the LOC6609231 gene encoding KN motif and ankyrin repeat domain-containing protein 2 isoform X4: MFSTADDAIPLRRKRLAKRSIKLKPDSKPNAQKSWWSDYSCIGGNQSPTGTPRPFLRSNTLPLRQRPSPAEVQYESYVQATVAANAKSPVEQLESAKSPGAPPPPPPRRHHLLATTPTGKPTFKEDRPQENGSVSSSSLQSPVISETGQTTADAQALFQIREQMALSLRRLKDLEEQVKVIPDMELELNSLRSEKQKLLRRNEELMRSQRQTPSPPSPGLKTASPVQFTPQRISPVSLESLGARMRSSSTSASPSPSVVRRDVSTQAVVRPPATRDVSVGHQPTTRNVGVQPSETFYSKEELDKKVEQALTNAQKQQLRKLISVGTQMYVPQRDQKDSGVQTTPERPKLKYNVGVTAKPATRENFTSCKPDVRHVGSSDDRLDDVLCEKCAVSKKTVACGPETPAEKVKPAPQMPGRSNTFSLGENETVSVVRKTIGCQTPVTLVLSSGSQTTTAVVRSTGAQVNPQQQHSGVQCATEQVSRQTDTKGLQRLTRSQTKTEQVSESTSRPPTRHTASNTDKVEEPEPAKVRTSHSACNTEEVRKRDVGCGDIVKPHISIACAANYCDSCKEAIQDLARGFSKASPTATRTGGAVRRSTSADSRIPRPKHLSSPSPVRKEFMRQNTYTLATPSPTPSPQVERKARLSSLQEKPPSVSSFQASEPLPESQSFIRQPQKDSLDLSLLGEDELIVREEKRVSISWSRDASPAPLMTSSGTTKSESPEQEPAMSSSSDSSPPIDVQIAQGARKKSSTPLKSSQSEGSQVTVIEQPATKAQLHQLAQADSEPRKKTELSQSLKDALKIINDSLLKKLGAKPISSQSLKSAKATIQDNWFNNSSTGKSDPHQVEDYLDYFESLSIPLLEYCVNLSDSNGNTAMHYAVSHGNFDVVSILLDSKVCDVNQMNNAGYTSVMLVSLAKLKQPAHRTVVERLFKMADVNIRAKKHCQTALMLAVSHGNGDMVNMLLDAGADINIQDEDGSTALMCAAEHGRVDVIKHLLSHPECDSLVTDVDGSTAFKIAWQAGHRDVGLLIYVHEQMLRSKLPNRGDATRSSLISPPRHKRQPSQ, translated from the exons ATGTTTTCAACAGCGGACGATGCCATACCGTTAAGACGGAAACGTTTGGCCAAAAGGAGTATCAAGTTGAAGCCGGACAGCAAGCCAAACGCACAGAAGAGCTGGTGGAGCGACT aTTCCTGCATTGGCGGCAATCAATCGCCCACGGGCACGCCGCGCCCCTTTCTGCGATCCAACACCCTTCCCCTGCGACAGCGACCCAGTCCGGCGGAGGTCCAATATGAAAGCTACGTGCAGGCCACGGTGGCGGCCAATGCCAAGTCGCCGGTGGAGCAGCTGGAGAGCGCAAAGTCTCCAGGTGctccgccaccgccgcctccgAGGCGCCACCACCTGTTGGCCACCACGCCCACGGGAAAACCCACTTTCAAGGAGGATCGACCGCAGGAGAATGGCTCCGTCAGCAGCAGCTCCCTGCAATCGCCTGTCATCTCGGAAACCGGGCAGACCACGGCAGATGCACAAGCTCTGTTCCAGATACGCGAACAAATGGCCCTGAGCCTGAGGCGTCTTAAGGATCTGGAGGAGCAGGTGAAAGTCATACCGGACATGGAG CTGGAACTCAATTCTCTTCGCTCGGAAAAACAGAAATTGCTGCGCAGGAACGAGGAGTTGATGCGAAGTCAACGGCAGACGCCTTCGCCGCCAAGTCCGGGACTCAAGACTGCGTCACCCGTGCAGTTCACTCCCCAAAGGATCAGTCCAGTGTCGCTGGAAAGCCTAGGAGCACGCATGCGCAGCAGTTCCACCTCGGCATCTCCCTCACCAAGCGTTGTTCGTCGGGATGTGTCCACCCAGGCGGTGGTGCGACCACCTGCCACTCGAGATGTGTCCGTTGGCCACCAGCCCACCACACGAAATGTTGGAGTTCAGCCGTCGGAAACTTTCTACTCCAAGGAGGAGCTGGATAAGAAGGTGGAGCAGGCACTAACCAAtgcacaaaaacaacagctgagaAAGCTCATCTCTGTGGGCACTCAAATGTATGTGCCCCAGAGGGACCAAAAGGACAGTGGAGTGCAAACCACACCGGAACGACCAAAACTCAAGTACAATGTGGGAGTCACCGCGAAACCGGCCACAAGGGAGAACTTTACCAGTTGCAAGCCGGATGTGCGTCATGTGGGCAGCTCTGATGATCGCCTGGATGATGTGCTATGCGAAAAGTGCGCCGTCAGCAAGAAAACTGTGGCCTGCGGTCCGGAAACTCCGGCGGAGAAGGTGAAACCTGCTCCCCAAATGCCCGGACGCAGCAACACCTTCAGTTTGGGCGAGAATGAGACCGTATCCGTGGTGCGTAAGACAATTGGATGCCAGACGCCAGTTACCCTGGTCCTCAGTTCTGGAAGTCAAACCACCACGGCTGTTGTTCGTTCCACTGGAGCCCAGGTTAATCCGCAGCAACAGCACTCTGGCGTCCAGTGTGCAACGGAGCAGGTATCCCGACAGACTGATACCAAGGGACTGCAGCGACTCACTCGGAGTCAGACGAAGACGGAACAGGTGTCGGAGTCGACGTCCCGCCCTCCAACCCGACACACAGCCAGCAATACGGACAAGGTGGAGGAACCGGAGCCGGCTAAGGTTCGCACAAGCCACTCCGCCTGCAACACGGAGGAGGTTCGCAAGAGGGATGTGGGCTGTGGCGACATTGTCAAGCCACACATCTCCATTGCCTGTGCAGCCAACTACTGTGATTCCTGCAAGGAGGCCATCCAGGATCTGGCCAGGGGTTTCTCGAAGGCCAGTCCCACGGCAACCAGAACGGGAGGAGCAGTGCGACGCTCCACGTCGGCGGACTCGAGAATTCCGCGACCCAAGCACCTCTCCAGTCCGAGTCCGGTGCGCAAAGAGTTCATGCGACAGAACACCTACACGCTGGCCACGCCCTCGCCAACGCCCAGTCCACAGGTGGAAAGGAAGGCGCGATTGAG CTCCCTGCAAGAGAAGCCACCGTCTGTGTCCAGTTTCCAGGCATCGGAGCCATTGCCCGAATCCCAAAGCTTCATCCGTCAACCGCAGAAGGATTCATTGGATCTGAGTCTCTTGGGCGAGGATGAGTTGATAGTCCGAGAGGAGAAGCGGGTGAGCATCAGCTGGTCGCGCGATGCCTCTCCAGCTCCGCTGATGACCTCCTCGGGCACTACCAAGTCCGAATCACCGGAACAGGAGCCGGCAATGAGCTCCTCAAGTGATTCAAGTCCGCCCATCGACGTCCAGATTGCCCAGGGAGCGCGCAAGAAGTCCAGCACTCCACTCAAATCTAGTCAGAGCGAGGGCTCCCAGGTGACCGTGATCGAACAGCCGGCCACCAAAGCCCAGCTCCACCAGCTGGCCCAGGCGGATTCGGAGCCCCGAAAAAA AACCGAGTTGTCCCAGAGCCTTAAAGACGCCCTCAAGATCATTAACGACTCGCTGCTGAAGAAGCTGGGCGCCAAACCCATATCCTCGCAGAGCCTCAAGTCGGCCAAGGCGACCATTCAGGATAACTGGTTCAACAACTCCAGTACTGGCAAATCCGATCCCCATCAGGTTGAGGATTATCTAGATTACTTTGAATCCCTGTCCATCCCATTGCTGGAGTACTGTGTCAACCTGTCCGACAGTAAT GGCAACACAGCCATGCACTATGCAGTCTCGCACGGCAACTTCGATGTGGTATCCATACTGCTGGATTCTAAGGTTTGCGATGTAAACCAGATGAATAACGCCGGATACACATCGGTGATGCTCGTATCGTTGGCCAAACTGAAGCAGCCCGCCCATCGGACAGTCGTCGAGCGACTGTTCAAGATGGCCGATGTCAACATACGGGCCAAGAAG CACTGCCAGACCGCTTTGATGCTCGCTGTGTCGCATGGTAACGGGGACATGGTCAATATGCTTCTGGACGCCGGAGCGGATATCAATATCCAGGACGAGGACGGCAGCACGGCACTGATGTGCGCCGCCGAGCACGGACGCGTAGATGTGATCAAGCACCTTTTGTCGCATCCCGAGTGCGATTCACTGGTCACCGATGTG GATGGCAGCACGGCCTTCAAGATCGCCTGGCAGGCTGGCCACCGGGATGTGGGACTACTCATCTACGTCCACGAGCAGATGCTGCGAAGCAAGCTGCCAAACCGCGGAGATGCCACAAGGAGCTCCCTGATTTCGCCACCGCGCCACAAGCGCCAGCCATCGCAGTAA
- the LOC6609231 gene encoding KN motif and ankyrin repeat domain-containing protein 1 isoform X2: protein MLWVVFWLGVLWLWHKAKIPQETRPIASSANPESPAVMTRSVRSCNCCPYGYHIDLDFVRYCEALAHEKPSEEEQRRRDRRRSRKSMEFMLGFESLFGGDWQAESRVQGKLSETSHESEPDSPHPIGGGGASHMSQSYTTTPCYRPRSSSVPRFTYGSIPPRSESPFGTASSTCSSLRGGVESDAGIYHQRHRPAISPPETRAFLHEALDEVCSDFERTLERTSVKRRKSPYGAGSQSMDRNNNKLSLSISNGHGALKELKSHRLGNSTWDRHFHVADSCIGGNQSPTGTPRPFLRSNTLPLRQRPSPAEVQYESYVQATVAANAKSPVEQLESAKSPGAPPPPPPRRHHLLATTPTGKPTFKEDRPQENGSVSSSSLQSPVISETGQTTADAQALFQIREQMALSLRRLKDLEEQVKVIPDMELELNSLRSEKQKLLRRNEELMRSQRQTPSPPSPGLKTASPVQFTPQRISPVSLESLGARMRSSSTSASPSPSVVRRDVSTQAVVRPPATRDVSVGHQPTTRNVGVQPSETFYSKEELDKKVEQALTNAQKQQLRKLISVGTQMYVPQRDQKDSGVQTTPERPKLKYNVGVTAKPATRENFTSCKPDVRHVGSSDDRLDDVLCEKCAVSKKTVACGPETPAEKVKPAPQMPGRSNTFSLGENETVSVVRKTIGCQTPVTLVLSSGSQTTTAVVRSTGAQVNPQQQHSGVQCATEQVSRQTDTKGLQRLTRSQTKTEQVSESTSRPPTRHTASNTDKVEEPEPAKVRTSHSACNTEEVRKRDVGCGDIVKPHISIACAANYCDSCKEAIQDLARGFSKASPTATRTGGAVRRSTSADSRIPRPKHLSSPSPVRKEFMRQNTYTLATPSPTPSPQVERKARLSSLQEKPPSVSSFQASEPLPESQSFIRQPQKDSLDLSLLGEDELIVREEKRVSISWSRDASPAPLMTSSGTTKSESPEQEPAMSSSSDSSPPIDVQIAQGARKKSSTPLKSSQSEGSQVTVIEQPATKAQLHQLAQADSEPRKKTELSQSLKDALKIINDSLLKKLGAKPISSQSLKSAKATIQDNWFNNSSTGKSDPHQVEDYLDYFESLSIPLLEYCVNLSDSNGNTAMHYAVSHGNFDVVSILLDSKVCDVNQMNNAGYTSVMLVSLAKLKQPAHRTVVERLFKMADVNIRAKKHCQTALMLAVSHGNGDMVNMLLDAGADINIQDEDGSTALMCAAEHGRVDVIKHLLSHPECDSLVTDVDGSTAFKIAWQAGHRDVGLLIYVHEQMLRSKLPNRGDATRSSLISPPRHKRQPSQ from the exons ATGCTTTGGGTTGTTTTTTGGCTAGGGGTTTTGTGGCTCTGGCATAAGGCGAAAATTCCGCAAGAAA CTCGTCCAATCGCGTCCTCCGCGAATCCCGAATCTCCTGCGGTCATGACTCGCTCGGTGcgcagctgcaactgctgtCCCTATGGCTACCACATCGACCTGGACTTTGTGCGCTACTGCGAGGCCCTGGCCCATGAGAAGCCCAGCGAGGAGGAGCAGCGGCGGCGGGATCGCAGGAGATCCCGAAAGTCCATGGAGTTCATGCTGGGATTCGAGAGCCTCTTCGGAGGCGACTGGCAGGCAGAGTCCAGGGTACAGGGAAAGCTTAGCGAG ACCTCACACGAAAGCGAACCAGATTCGCCACATCCCATTGGCGGAGGAGGTGCGTCGCATATGTCGCAGTCGTATACGACCACTCCGTGCTACCGACCGCGTTCGTCATCCGTGCCGCGTTTCACCTATGGCAGCATACCGCCTCGATCTGAATCGCCCTTCGGCACCGCCTCCTCCACGTGCTCCTCGCTGCGCGGCGGCGTGGAGAGCGATGCTGGGATCTACCATCAGCGGCATCGGCCGGCGATCAGTCCGCCGGAGACGAGGGCCTTCCTCCACGAGGCGCTCGACGAGGTGTGCAGCGACTTCGAACGGACGCTGGAGCGGACTTCCGTGAAGCGGCGCAAGTCTCCCTATGGAGCTGGATCCCAGTCCATGGATCGGAATAACAACAAACTTAGCCTGAGCATCAGTAATGGCCATGGCGCATTGAAGGAGCTCAAGAGTCATCGCCTGGGCAACAGCACGTGGGATCGGCACTTTCATGTGGCAG aTTCCTGCATTGGCGGCAATCAATCGCCCACGGGCACGCCGCGCCCCTTTCTGCGATCCAACACCCTTCCCCTGCGACAGCGACCCAGTCCGGCGGAGGTCCAATATGAAAGCTACGTGCAGGCCACGGTGGCGGCCAATGCCAAGTCGCCGGTGGAGCAGCTGGAGAGCGCAAAGTCTCCAGGTGctccgccaccgccgcctccgAGGCGCCACCACCTGTTGGCCACCACGCCCACGGGAAAACCCACTTTCAAGGAGGATCGACCGCAGGAGAATGGCTCCGTCAGCAGCAGCTCCCTGCAATCGCCTGTCATCTCGGAAACCGGGCAGACCACGGCAGATGCACAAGCTCTGTTCCAGATACGCGAACAAATGGCCCTGAGCCTGAGGCGTCTTAAGGATCTGGAGGAGCAGGTGAAAGTCATACCGGACATGGAG CTGGAACTCAATTCTCTTCGCTCGGAAAAACAGAAATTGCTGCGCAGGAACGAGGAGTTGATGCGAAGTCAACGGCAGACGCCTTCGCCGCCAAGTCCGGGACTCAAGACTGCGTCACCCGTGCAGTTCACTCCCCAAAGGATCAGTCCAGTGTCGCTGGAAAGCCTAGGAGCACGCATGCGCAGCAGTTCCACCTCGGCATCTCCCTCACCAAGCGTTGTTCGTCGGGATGTGTCCACCCAGGCGGTGGTGCGACCACCTGCCACTCGAGATGTGTCCGTTGGCCACCAGCCCACCACACGAAATGTTGGAGTTCAGCCGTCGGAAACTTTCTACTCCAAGGAGGAGCTGGATAAGAAGGTGGAGCAGGCACTAACCAAtgcacaaaaacaacagctgagaAAGCTCATCTCTGTGGGCACTCAAATGTATGTGCCCCAGAGGGACCAAAAGGACAGTGGAGTGCAAACCACACCGGAACGACCAAAACTCAAGTACAATGTGGGAGTCACCGCGAAACCGGCCACAAGGGAGAACTTTACCAGTTGCAAGCCGGATGTGCGTCATGTGGGCAGCTCTGATGATCGCCTGGATGATGTGCTATGCGAAAAGTGCGCCGTCAGCAAGAAAACTGTGGCCTGCGGTCCGGAAACTCCGGCGGAGAAGGTGAAACCTGCTCCCCAAATGCCCGGACGCAGCAACACCTTCAGTTTGGGCGAGAATGAGACCGTATCCGTGGTGCGTAAGACAATTGGATGCCAGACGCCAGTTACCCTGGTCCTCAGTTCTGGAAGTCAAACCACCACGGCTGTTGTTCGTTCCACTGGAGCCCAGGTTAATCCGCAGCAACAGCACTCTGGCGTCCAGTGTGCAACGGAGCAGGTATCCCGACAGACTGATACCAAGGGACTGCAGCGACTCACTCGGAGTCAGACGAAGACGGAACAGGTGTCGGAGTCGACGTCCCGCCCTCCAACCCGACACACAGCCAGCAATACGGACAAGGTGGAGGAACCGGAGCCGGCTAAGGTTCGCACAAGCCACTCCGCCTGCAACACGGAGGAGGTTCGCAAGAGGGATGTGGGCTGTGGCGACATTGTCAAGCCACACATCTCCATTGCCTGTGCAGCCAACTACTGTGATTCCTGCAAGGAGGCCATCCAGGATCTGGCCAGGGGTTTCTCGAAGGCCAGTCCCACGGCAACCAGAACGGGAGGAGCAGTGCGACGCTCCACGTCGGCGGACTCGAGAATTCCGCGACCCAAGCACCTCTCCAGTCCGAGTCCGGTGCGCAAAGAGTTCATGCGACAGAACACCTACACGCTGGCCACGCCCTCGCCAACGCCCAGTCCACAGGTGGAAAGGAAGGCGCGATTGAG CTCCCTGCAAGAGAAGCCACCGTCTGTGTCCAGTTTCCAGGCATCGGAGCCATTGCCCGAATCCCAAAGCTTCATCCGTCAACCGCAGAAGGATTCATTGGATCTGAGTCTCTTGGGCGAGGATGAGTTGATAGTCCGAGAGGAGAAGCGGGTGAGCATCAGCTGGTCGCGCGATGCCTCTCCAGCTCCGCTGATGACCTCCTCGGGCACTACCAAGTCCGAATCACCGGAACAGGAGCCGGCAATGAGCTCCTCAAGTGATTCAAGTCCGCCCATCGACGTCCAGATTGCCCAGGGAGCGCGCAAGAAGTCCAGCACTCCACTCAAATCTAGTCAGAGCGAGGGCTCCCAGGTGACCGTGATCGAACAGCCGGCCACCAAAGCCCAGCTCCACCAGCTGGCCCAGGCGGATTCGGAGCCCCGAAAAAA AACCGAGTTGTCCCAGAGCCTTAAAGACGCCCTCAAGATCATTAACGACTCGCTGCTGAAGAAGCTGGGCGCCAAACCCATATCCTCGCAGAGCCTCAAGTCGGCCAAGGCGACCATTCAGGATAACTGGTTCAACAACTCCAGTACTGGCAAATCCGATCCCCATCAGGTTGAGGATTATCTAGATTACTTTGAATCCCTGTCCATCCCATTGCTGGAGTACTGTGTCAACCTGTCCGACAGTAAT GGCAACACAGCCATGCACTATGCAGTCTCGCACGGCAACTTCGATGTGGTATCCATACTGCTGGATTCTAAGGTTTGCGATGTAAACCAGATGAATAACGCCGGATACACATCGGTGATGCTCGTATCGTTGGCCAAACTGAAGCAGCCCGCCCATCGGACAGTCGTCGAGCGACTGTTCAAGATGGCCGATGTCAACATACGGGCCAAGAAG CACTGCCAGACCGCTTTGATGCTCGCTGTGTCGCATGGTAACGGGGACATGGTCAATATGCTTCTGGACGCCGGAGCGGATATCAATATCCAGGACGAGGACGGCAGCACGGCACTGATGTGCGCCGCCGAGCACGGACGCGTAGATGTGATCAAGCACCTTTTGTCGCATCCCGAGTGCGATTCACTGGTCACCGATGTG GATGGCAGCACGGCCTTCAAGATCGCCTGGCAGGCTGGCCACCGGGATGTGGGACTACTCATCTACGTCCACGAGCAGATGCTGCGAAGCAAGCTGCCAAACCGCGGAGATGCCACAAGGAGCTCCCTGATTTCGCCACCGCGCCACAAGCGCCAGCCATCGCAGTAA
- the LOC6609231 gene encoding KN motif and ankyrin repeat domain-containing protein 2 isoform X5, translated as MPMILRKLKYELLRYSCIGGNQSPTGTPRPFLRSNTLPLRQRPSPAEVQYESYVQATVAANAKSPVEQLESAKSPGAPPPPPPRRHHLLATTPTGKPTFKEDRPQENGSVSSSSLQSPVISETGQTTADAQALFQIREQMALSLRRLKDLEEQVKVIPDMELELNSLRSEKQKLLRRNEELMRSQRQTPSPPSPGLKTASPVQFTPQRISPVSLESLGARMRSSSTSASPSPSVVRRDVSTQAVVRPPATRDVSVGHQPTTRNVGVQPSETFYSKEELDKKVEQALTNAQKQQLRKLISVGTQMYVPQRDQKDSGVQTTPERPKLKYNVGVTAKPATRENFTSCKPDVRHVGSSDDRLDDVLCEKCAVSKKTVACGPETPAEKVKPAPQMPGRSNTFSLGENETVSVVRKTIGCQTPVTLVLSSGSQTTTAVVRSTGAQVNPQQQHSGVQCATEQVSRQTDTKGLQRLTRSQTKTEQVSESTSRPPTRHTASNTDKVEEPEPAKVRTSHSACNTEEVRKRDVGCGDIVKPHISIACAANYCDSCKEAIQDLARGFSKASPTATRTGGAVRRSTSADSRIPRPKHLSSPSPVRKEFMRQNTYTLATPSPTPSPQVERKARLSSLQEKPPSVSSFQASEPLPESQSFIRQPQKDSLDLSLLGEDELIVREEKRVSISWSRDASPAPLMTSSGTTKSESPEQEPAMSSSSDSSPPIDVQIAQGARKKSSTPLKSSQSEGSQVTVIEQPATKAQLHQLAQADSEPRKKTELSQSLKDALKIINDSLLKKLGAKPISSQSLKSAKATIQDNWFNNSSTGKSDPHQVEDYLDYFESLSIPLLEYCVNLSDSNGNTAMHYAVSHGNFDVVSILLDSKVCDVNQMNNAGYTSVMLVSLAKLKQPAHRTVVERLFKMADVNIRAKKHCQTALMLAVSHGNGDMVNMLLDAGADINIQDEDGSTALMCAAEHGRVDVIKHLLSHPECDSLVTDVDGSTAFKIAWQAGHRDVGLLIYVHEQMLRSKLPNRGDATRSSLISPPRHKRQPSQ; from the exons atgcCTATGATTCTACGAAAACTGAAATATGAACTGCTGCGAT aTTCCTGCATTGGCGGCAATCAATCGCCCACGGGCACGCCGCGCCCCTTTCTGCGATCCAACACCCTTCCCCTGCGACAGCGACCCAGTCCGGCGGAGGTCCAATATGAAAGCTACGTGCAGGCCACGGTGGCGGCCAATGCCAAGTCGCCGGTGGAGCAGCTGGAGAGCGCAAAGTCTCCAGGTGctccgccaccgccgcctccgAGGCGCCACCACCTGTTGGCCACCACGCCCACGGGAAAACCCACTTTCAAGGAGGATCGACCGCAGGAGAATGGCTCCGTCAGCAGCAGCTCCCTGCAATCGCCTGTCATCTCGGAAACCGGGCAGACCACGGCAGATGCACAAGCTCTGTTCCAGATACGCGAACAAATGGCCCTGAGCCTGAGGCGTCTTAAGGATCTGGAGGAGCAGGTGAAAGTCATACCGGACATGGAG CTGGAACTCAATTCTCTTCGCTCGGAAAAACAGAAATTGCTGCGCAGGAACGAGGAGTTGATGCGAAGTCAACGGCAGACGCCTTCGCCGCCAAGTCCGGGACTCAAGACTGCGTCACCCGTGCAGTTCACTCCCCAAAGGATCAGTCCAGTGTCGCTGGAAAGCCTAGGAGCACGCATGCGCAGCAGTTCCACCTCGGCATCTCCCTCACCAAGCGTTGTTCGTCGGGATGTGTCCACCCAGGCGGTGGTGCGACCACCTGCCACTCGAGATGTGTCCGTTGGCCACCAGCCCACCACACGAAATGTTGGAGTTCAGCCGTCGGAAACTTTCTACTCCAAGGAGGAGCTGGATAAGAAGGTGGAGCAGGCACTAACCAAtgcacaaaaacaacagctgagaAAGCTCATCTCTGTGGGCACTCAAATGTATGTGCCCCAGAGGGACCAAAAGGACAGTGGAGTGCAAACCACACCGGAACGACCAAAACTCAAGTACAATGTGGGAGTCACCGCGAAACCGGCCACAAGGGAGAACTTTACCAGTTGCAAGCCGGATGTGCGTCATGTGGGCAGCTCTGATGATCGCCTGGATGATGTGCTATGCGAAAAGTGCGCCGTCAGCAAGAAAACTGTGGCCTGCGGTCCGGAAACTCCGGCGGAGAAGGTGAAACCTGCTCCCCAAATGCCCGGACGCAGCAACACCTTCAGTTTGGGCGAGAATGAGACCGTATCCGTGGTGCGTAAGACAATTGGATGCCAGACGCCAGTTACCCTGGTCCTCAGTTCTGGAAGTCAAACCACCACGGCTGTTGTTCGTTCCACTGGAGCCCAGGTTAATCCGCAGCAACAGCACTCTGGCGTCCAGTGTGCAACGGAGCAGGTATCCCGACAGACTGATACCAAGGGACTGCAGCGACTCACTCGGAGTCAGACGAAGACGGAACAGGTGTCGGAGTCGACGTCCCGCCCTCCAACCCGACACACAGCCAGCAATACGGACAAGGTGGAGGAACCGGAGCCGGCTAAGGTTCGCACAAGCCACTCCGCCTGCAACACGGAGGAGGTTCGCAAGAGGGATGTGGGCTGTGGCGACATTGTCAAGCCACACATCTCCATTGCCTGTGCAGCCAACTACTGTGATTCCTGCAAGGAGGCCATCCAGGATCTGGCCAGGGGTTTCTCGAAGGCCAGTCCCACGGCAACCAGAACGGGAGGAGCAGTGCGACGCTCCACGTCGGCGGACTCGAGAATTCCGCGACCCAAGCACCTCTCCAGTCCGAGTCCGGTGCGCAAAGAGTTCATGCGACAGAACACCTACACGCTGGCCACGCCCTCGCCAACGCCCAGTCCACAGGTGGAAAGGAAGGCGCGATTGAG CTCCCTGCAAGAGAAGCCACCGTCTGTGTCCAGTTTCCAGGCATCGGAGCCATTGCCCGAATCCCAAAGCTTCATCCGTCAACCGCAGAAGGATTCATTGGATCTGAGTCTCTTGGGCGAGGATGAGTTGATAGTCCGAGAGGAGAAGCGGGTGAGCATCAGCTGGTCGCGCGATGCCTCTCCAGCTCCGCTGATGACCTCCTCGGGCACTACCAAGTCCGAATCACCGGAACAGGAGCCGGCAATGAGCTCCTCAAGTGATTCAAGTCCGCCCATCGACGTCCAGATTGCCCAGGGAGCGCGCAAGAAGTCCAGCACTCCACTCAAATCTAGTCAGAGCGAGGGCTCCCAGGTGACCGTGATCGAACAGCCGGCCACCAAAGCCCAGCTCCACCAGCTGGCCCAGGCGGATTCGGAGCCCCGAAAAAA AACCGAGTTGTCCCAGAGCCTTAAAGACGCCCTCAAGATCATTAACGACTCGCTGCTGAAGAAGCTGGGCGCCAAACCCATATCCTCGCAGAGCCTCAAGTCGGCCAAGGCGACCATTCAGGATAACTGGTTCAACAACTCCAGTACTGGCAAATCCGATCCCCATCAGGTTGAGGATTATCTAGATTACTTTGAATCCCTGTCCATCCCATTGCTGGAGTACTGTGTCAACCTGTCCGACAGTAAT GGCAACACAGCCATGCACTATGCAGTCTCGCACGGCAACTTCGATGTGGTATCCATACTGCTGGATTCTAAGGTTTGCGATGTAAACCAGATGAATAACGCCGGATACACATCGGTGATGCTCGTATCGTTGGCCAAACTGAAGCAGCCCGCCCATCGGACAGTCGTCGAGCGACTGTTCAAGATGGCCGATGTCAACATACGGGCCAAGAAG CACTGCCAGACCGCTTTGATGCTCGCTGTGTCGCATGGTAACGGGGACATGGTCAATATGCTTCTGGACGCCGGAGCGGATATCAATATCCAGGACGAGGACGGCAGCACGGCACTGATGTGCGCCGCCGAGCACGGACGCGTAGATGTGATCAAGCACCTTTTGTCGCATCCCGAGTGCGATTCACTGGTCACCGATGTG GATGGCAGCACGGCCTTCAAGATCGCCTGGCAGGCTGGCCACCGGGATGTGGGACTACTCATCTACGTCCACGAGCAGATGCTGCGAAGCAAGCTGCCAAACCGCGGAGATGCCACAAGGAGCTCCCTGATTTCGCCACCGCGCCACAAGCGCCAGCCATCGCAGTAA